Proteins encoded in a region of the Sugiyamaella lignohabitans strain CBS 10342 chromosome B, complete sequence genome:
- the RPN5 gene encoding proteasome regulatory particle lid subunit RPN5 (Subunit of the CSN and 26S proteasome lid complexes; similar to mammalian p55 subunit and to another S. cerevisiae regulatory subunit, Rpn7p; Rpn5p is an essential protein; the COP9 signalosome is also known as the CSN; GO_component: GO:0008180 - COP9 signalosome [Evidence IDA] [PMID 21289098]; GO_component: GO:0000502 - proteasome complex [Evidence IEA]; GO_component: GO:0000502 - proteasome complex [Evidence IDA] [PMID 21289098]; GO_component: GO:0008541 - proteasome regulatory particle, lid subcomplex [Evidence IDA] [PMID 11742986]; GO_component: GO:0008541 - proteasome regulatory particle, lid subcomplex [Evidence IDA] [PMID 9741626]; GO_component: GO:0034515 - proteasome storage granule [Evidence IDA] [PMID 18504300]; GO_function: GO:0003674 - molecular_function [Evidence ND]; GO_process: GO:0010388 - cullin deneddylation [Evidence IMP] [PMID 21289098]; GO_process: GO:0006511 - ubiquitin-dependent protein catabolic process [Evidence TAS] [PMID 8982460]; GO_process: GO:0006511 - ubiquitin-dependent protein catabolic process [Evidence TAS] [PMID 9697412]), with protein sequence MNEQIQLLSKKHGQLKQAITSLIQEAVKGVDNAPDQATKVETIENIRTVTEGKIFVEVERARVTRILSQIKEANGDIDSASEILGELQVETYGSMEMREKTEFILEQVQLYIKKGDFIQALIVSRKIVPRYFNNEEVHDLKLRYYELMIKIALHDNKYLDTCQYYRSVYETPIVAKDETKWKQALENIVFFIILSPYDNLQSDLIHKIAVDHNLESLPLHLELLQCFTADELIRWPKVEEIYGSALKASSSGVFDVKTPEGRKRWDDLRKRVIEHNIRVVAIYYTRITTSRLTSLLDLTERETEEFLSKLVTQGTIYARINRPERIITFSKPKDSNDVLNEWSSNITTLLSHVETIGHLITKEEMMHGIRASTK encoded by the coding sequence ATGAATGAACAGATTCAATTACTCTCAAAAAAGCATGGTCAATTGAAGCAAGCTATCACCTCGTTGATTCAAGAGGCTGTAAAAGGCGTCGATAATGCGCCTGATCAGGCTACAAAGGTTGAAACTATAGAAAACATTCGTACGGTAACAGAGGGTaaaatttttgttgaagttgagAGAGCACGTGTGACACGAATCCTATCGCAAATCAAAGAAGCCAATGGTGATATCGATAGCGCCAGTGAGATTCTTGGTGAGCTGCAAGTAGAGACTTACGGATCCATGGAAATGAGGGAAAAGACGGAATTCATTCTCGAGCAGGTGCAACTGTATATTAAAAAGGGCGATTTTATTCAAGCACTTATTGTTAGTCGAAAGATTGTTCCTCGTTATTTCAATAATGAAGAAGTTCATGATCTCAAATTAAGATATTACGAGCTTATGATTAAGATCGCGCTTCACGACAACAAGTATCTAGATACTTGTCAATATTATCGATCTGTTTACGAAACTCCAATCGTTGCCAAAGATGAAACAAAATGGAAGCAAGCTTTGGAGAACATTGTctttttcatcatcttgTCTCCTTATGACAACTTACAGTCTGACTTAATTCATAAGATCGCCGTTGACCACAACCTTGAATCATTGCCATTACATTTAGAGTTGTTGCAGTGCTTCACTGCTGACGAGTTGATTCGATGGCCCAAAGTTGAGGAGATTTATGGTTCGGCTCTGAAGGCTTCTAGCTCTGGTGTGTTCGATGTTAAGACCCCGGAAGGCCGCAAGCGATGGGACGATCTCCGTAAACGTGTTATCGAGCATAACATTCGTGTCGTGGCTATTTACTACACAAGAATTACCACTTCTCGGCTAACGTCTTTATTGGATCTTACAGAGCGCGAAACAGAGGAGTTCCTATCCAAGCTCGTTACACAAGGTACAATCTATGCACGTATCAACCGTCCCGAGCGAATTATTACCTTTTCAAAGCCCAAGGACTCGAATGATGTTCTCAATGAGTGGAGTTCAAATATCACCACTCTTCTCAGTCATGTTGAAACTATTGGGCACCTGATTACTAAGGAGGAGATGATGCACGGAATTAGAGCTAGTACGAAGTAG
- the GTB1 gene encoding Gtb1p (Glucosidase II beta subunit, forms a complex with alpha subunit Rot2p; involved in removal of two glucose residues from N-linked glycans during glycoprotein biogenesis in the ER; relocalizes from ER to cytoplasm upon DNA replication stress; GO_component: GO:0005783 - endoplasmic reticulum [Evidence IEA,IEA]; GO_component: GO:0005783 - endoplasmic reticulum [Evidence IDA] [PMID 14562095]; GO_component: GO:0005783 - endoplasmic reticulum [Evidence IDA] [PMID 22842922]; GO_component: GO:0005788 - endoplasmic reticulum lumen [Evidence IDA] [PMID 16373354]; GO_component: GO:0017177 - glucosidase II complex [Evidence IPI] [PMID 16373354]; GO_function: GO:0004558 - alpha-glucosidase activity [Evidence IMP] [PMID 16373354]; GO_function: GO:0004558 - alpha-glucosidase activity [Evidence IMP] [PMID 19542522]; GO_process: GO:0006491 - N-glycan processing [Evidence IEA]; GO_process: GO:0000271 - polysaccharide biosynthetic process [Evidence IMP] [PMID 16373354]; GO_process: GO:0006487 - protein N-linked glycosylation [Evidence IMP] [PMID 16373354]) yields the protein MRVFGLSISAFTALTLASSAWGLRGLPKENESLYKPDENGNWACLGHPDIVISFDKINDDYCDCPDGSDEPGTSACAAVAPPGGGFFCENPGHFPGVLPYNRVDDGACDYDICCDGSDEKEGVCINKCQEIHDEYIKVLKSQQDALERGLQARQKLVAQAATARDEQQKEIVKKEKELKEKQTFLESRQEILDRLVETQEQDVSSGKVSKSKSPEAIEKVAIKLEDLKRSYGEFASRLQAAESDRSQLDRIFEQLKDTYNPNFNDPAVKDSIRSWEEVKSNSQLSSDASSVNLDTESLAALIQELHEYRDESSAVLERQQSIAKGGTFFKILSLFVPSSSQQLLASYLYELKVWLARQGLAAYPPMDHPGSGHQAGEYSESIEIRDARKVVENIQNEINDIQSAIETSLSDLSADYGQNDVLRALRNVCVENPVGEYDYEVCFFGQASQKGKGSNTNLGTYSSLKRESDHFVMTFENGARCWNGPIRRAQVNVYCGSVSEISTVSEPEKCEYFFKMTSPAACDPNLKVDVEITHSDL from the exons ATGAGAGTATTTGGTCTGTCAATATCGGCTTTTACAGCGTTGACCTTAGCATCCTCGGCATGGGGACTAAGAGGATTGCCTAAGGAAA ACGAGAGTCTGTATAAACCAGATGAAAATGGGAACTGGGCCTGTCTAGGGCATCCCGATATTGTTATTTCATTTGACAAGATAAATGACGATTATTGCGATTGCCCTGATGGGTCTGACGAACCTGGAACTAGTGCATGTGCTGCGGTTGCTCCTCCTGGTGGGGGGTTTTTCTGTGAAAACCCGGGTCATTTCCCTGGTGTGCTACCCTACAACAGGGTGGATGATGGTGCGTGTGATTATGATATTTGCTGTGATGGCTCGGATGAGAAAGAGGGCGTTTGCATAAATAAATGTCAAGAAATTCATGATGAATATATCAAGGTACTTAAATCTCAGCAGGATGCACTGGAAAGAGGATTACAGGCAAGACAGAAATTGGTAGCCCAGGCGGCTACCGCCAGAGATGAGcagcaaaaagaaatcgTGAAAAAGGAGAAGGAATTAAAAGAAAAGCAGACATTTCTAGAATCTCGCCAAGAGATATTAGATCGCCTTGTCGAGACACAGGAACAGGATGTTTCGTCTGGTAAAGTatcaaaaagcaaatcaccagaagcaattgaaaaagtgGCAATTAAGCTAGAAGACTTGAAAAGAAGCTACGGCGAATTTGCGTCTAGATTACAAGCAGCGGAATCAGATAGATCGCAGCTTGATCGGATTTTCGAACAATTGAAAGATACATATAACCCCAATTTCAACGATCCGGCCGTCAAAGATAGCATTCGCTCTTGGGAGGAAGTTAAAAGTAATTCACAACTATCCTCAGATGCTAGCTCTGTGAACTTGGATACCGAATCTTTAGCGGCCTTGATTCAGGAACTTCATGAATATAGAGACGAGTCATCAGCGGTATTGGAACGGCAACAGTCTATTGCTAAAGGAGGGACTTTTTTTAAGATTTTGTCACTGTTCGTTCCGTCATCCAGTCAACAACTGTTGGCTAGCTATCTTTATGAGCTCAAGGTATGGCTCGCTAGACAAGGTCTCGCTGCTTACCCTCCAATGGATCACCCAGGTAGTGGCCATCAAGCAGGAGAATATTCGGAATCCATTGAAATTCGAGACGCTCGTAAAGTAgttgaaaatattcaaaacGAGATTAACGATATTCAATCTGCCATAGAAACCTCACTTAGCGACTTATCTGCAGATTATGGTCAGAACGATGTCCTTCGTGCTTTACGCAATGTTTGTGTTGAAAACCCAGTGGGTGAGTACGATTATGAGGTTTGTTTCTTTGGTCAAGCAAGCCAAAAGGGTAAAGGCTCGAACACTAATCTCGGTACATACTCGAGCCTAAAACGCGAATCCGACCATTTCGTTATGACGTTTGAGAACGGCGCAAGATGTTGGAATGGTCCGATACGCCGTGCTCAAGTTAATGTATATTGCGGAAGTGTCTCCGAGATATCCACTGTTAGCGAGCCGGAAAAGTGCGAATATTTCTTCAAGATGACAAGCCCTGCTGCATGCGACCCCAATCTGAAGGTTGACGTTGAAATTACCCATTCagatttataa
- the OYE3 gene encoding Oye3p (Conserved NADPH oxidoreductase containing flavin mononucleotide (FMN); homologous to Oye2p with different ligand binding and catalytic properties; has potential roles in oxidative stress response and programmed cell death; GO_component: GO:0005575 - cellular_component [Evidence ND]; GO_function: GO:0010181 - FMN binding [Evidence IEA]; GO_function: GO:0003959 - NADPH dehydrogenase activity [Evidence IEA]; GO_function: GO:0003959 - NADPH dehydrogenase activity [Evidence IDA,ISS] [PMID 7836424]; GO_function: GO:0003824 - catalytic activity [Evidence IEA]; GO_function: GO:0016491 - oxidoreductase activity [Evidence IEA,IEA]; GO_function: GO:0018548 - pentaerythritol trinitrate reductase activity [Evidence IEA]; GO_function: GO:0052690 - trichloro-p-hydroquinone reductive dehalogenase activity [Evidence IEA]; GO_process: GO:0006915 - apoptotic process [Evidence IMP] [PMID 17897954]; GO_process: GO:0055114 - oxidation-reduction process [Evidence IEA,IEA]) — protein sequence MTVTSTTPSLFTPLKVGDLQLQHRVAMAPLTRFRTPNHIPPEVFGDYYEQRASRAGTLIVTEATLIAPQAGGYENVPGIWSQEQIKAWKSVMNKINGKKSYAFMQLWALGRVAHQDILDKEGVASDVVSASDVPLGETSDIPRPLTELEIKEYIRLYAQAAKNAIEAGASGVELHGANGYLPDQFLHESTNRRTDEYGGSIENRARFALEVIDALIEAVGAKRVAVRLSPFGEFNNMHPGVSPIPQWSYLISELERRAQQGNRLAYIHLVEPRVNGNVDIEYTGSNEFARNIWQGILVRAGGLIRDAEKFAESDPNTVVALGRYFISNPDLVDRLQKKIPLTPYNRETFYATDPHDTRGYIEFKFASQQ from the coding sequence ATGACCGTTACATCTACTACTCCATCTTTATTCACCCCTCTCAAGGTTGGTGATTTGCAACTTCAACATCGTGTTGCTATGGCACCATTGACCAGATTTAGAACTCCAAATCACATTCCTCCTGAGGTTTTTGGTGATTATTATGAACAGAGAGCCTCTAGAGCTGGAACTTTAATTGTTACCGAAGCTACTCTTATTGCTCCTCAAGCTGGAGGATATGAAAATGTCCCCGGAATCTGGTCTCAAGAACAGATTAAAGCTTGGAAGAGTGTAATGAACAAGATTAACGGAAAGAAATCTTATGCTTTCATGCAGCTGTGGGCTCTTGGAAGAGTTGCTCACCAAGATATTCTTGACAAAGAAGGTGTCGCTAGTGATGTAGTTTCTGCTTCAGATGTTCCTCTTGGTGAGACTAGTGATATTCCTAGACCTCTTACAGAGCTAGAAATCAAAGAGTATATTAGACTGTATGCTCAAGCCGCTAAGAATGCCATtgaagcaggagcttcTGGTGTCGAATTACATGGAGCCAACGGCTATTTACCAGACCAGTTTCTTCATGAATCCACTAACCGTCGTACCGATGAGTATGGCGGATCGATTGAGAACAGAGCCAGATTTGCTCTAGAGGTTATCGATGCTTTAATTGAAGCTGTTGGTGCTAAGAGAGTCGCAGTAAGATTATCTCCTTTCGGAGAGTTCAATAATATGCACCCTGGAGTTTCACCAATTCCACAGTGGTCATATTTGATTAGCGAGCTTGAGAGAAGAGCTCAACAGGGAAACCGATTGGCTTATATTCATCTTGTTGAGCCTCGTGTTAACGGTAACGTCGATATTGAATATACGGGTAGTAACGAGTTTGCCCGAAATATTTGGCAGGGTATTCTTGTGCGAGCCGGTGGCTTGATCCGGGACGCTGAGAAGTTTGCCGAAAGTGACCCAAACACTGTTGTAGCTCTTGGTCGATATTTCATCTCGAACCCAGATCTTGTGGATAGAttacagaagaagattccTCTGACACCTTATAATAGAGAGACCTTTTATGCTACTGATCCTCATGACACTAGAGGATATATTGAGTTCAAGTTTGCATCCCAGCAGTAG
- the PRP2 gene encoding DEAH-box RNA-dependent ATPase PRP2 (RNA-dependent DExD/H-box ATPase; required for activation of spliceosome before first transesterification step in RNA splicing; implicated in rearranging and proofreading snRNA structure in catalytic activation of spliceosome; ortholog of human protein DHX16; GO_component: GO:0071006 - U2-type catalytic step 1 spliceosome [Evidence IDA,IMP] [PMID 2251118]; GO_component: GO:0071006 - U2-type catalytic step 1 spliceosome [Evidence IDA,IMP] [PMID 8112302]; GO_component: GO:0071006 - U2-type catalytic step 1 spliceosome [Evidence IDA,IMP] [PMID 8430102]; GO_component: GO:0005634 - nucleus [Evidence IEA,IEA]; GO_function: GO:0005524 - ATP binding [Evidence IEA,IEA]; GO_function: GO:0008026 - ATP-dependent helicase activity [Evidence IEA]; GO_function: GO:0008186 - RNA-dependent ATPase activity [Evidence IDA] [PMID 1534753]; GO_function: GO:0004386 - helicase activity [Evidence IEA]; GO_function: GO:0016787 - hydrolase activity [Evidence IEA]; GO_function: GO:0003676 - nucleic acid binding [Evidence IEA]; GO_function: GO:0000166 - nucleotide binding [Evidence IEA]; GO_process: GO:0006200 - ATP catabolic process [Evidence IEA]; GO_process: GO:0008380 - RNA splicing [Evidence IEA]; GO_process: GO:0000349 - generation of catalytic spliceosome for first transesterification step [Evidence IDA] [PMID 8943336]; GO_process: GO:0006397 - mRNA processing [Evidence IEA]; GO_process: GO:0034247 - snoRNA splicing [Evidence IMP] [PMID 24442613]), whose product MTSPSINTWTADNILRLAGATDDSVVEFCVASAKAAKSANALAVELEDFGLDSSDVRKFASELFDRVNANTKNSLKPNGKSTKPVGSSIATQYEFIDEPSQEKDSKTRGSDSRREWDNDTSQSKRFKSSRESSRSFSEDQVRSDRYKTGSKSYRRRKYEESDSESESESESESESEYMSESEPKNKDELISENPSGNSLEEKAVNDEARSGGDGQETVEQDNMDDAKERDAFAERLKQKDLHNLSRKEHSTQSQTATREEISELRKIARQKYLSKREEEKLILLEREVAELEEDVRKYGWEQLTDRERKDIEYKREILAIAKERKQIDRGTDGYQLPEDYITEKGRIDKQRKEHILHKRYIDDNRITERKVINDGDSWENEQAARALARRTKRESEKSVPEYEYVFDESQNIKFIADNIGRVETKSKEQLEFELRVKEEETRVKTIEETRKSLPVYQYREELLNAIEQHQVLIVVGETGSGKTTQLPQFLHEAGYTNGGKMVGCTQPRRVAAMSVAARVADEVGCKLGNEVGYTIRFEDKSSDKTVLKYMTDGMLLREFLTDPELSSYSALMIDEAHERTLHTDILFGLVKDIARARPELRLLISSATMDAEKFSKYFDDAPIFNIPGRRFNVDVHYTTQPEANYLHSAITTVFQIHTTQPKGDILVFLTGQDEIETAAENLAETSKKLGSKIPEMIICPIYANLPPDLQSKIFDPTPEGARKVVLATNIAETSITIDGIVYVIDPGFVKENVFNPRTGMESLVVSPCSRASADQRAGRAGRVQAGKCFRLFTKWSFFNELPRNTTPEILRSNLSSVVLLLMSLGINDILNFDFMDSPPNESLIKALEQLYALGALNDRGELTKLGRQMAEFPTDPMLAKAILASDKYNCVDEVLSIVSMVGESGSLFYRPKDKKLFADKAREAFTRPGGDHLTLLEIWNQWVDTEYSYQWAQDNFLQYKSLSRARDVRDQLVRLCDRVEVEVRSGGSGGESLVNIQKAITSGFFPNSARLNRSGDSYKSVRLNQTVHIHPSSVVFPVKPKWLIYHELVLTSKEFMRNCMPIEPEWLVELAPHFYKGKQIEELGGNKKLPKGQGRSG is encoded by the coding sequence ATGACCTCGCCGTCGATAAACACATGGACAGCAGACAATATATTAAGGCTGGCTGGAGCTACCGATGATTCCGTGGTAGAGTTTTGTGTTGCGTCTGCAAAGGCAGCGAAGTCTGCAAATGCTTTGGCAGTTGAACTAGAAGATTTTGGACTTGATTCTTCTGATGTAAGAAAGTTTGCAAGTGAACTCTTTGACCGTGTAAATGCCAATACCAAAAACTCATTAAAACCAAATGGAAAGTCTACCAAACCTGTTGGATCATCCATTGCTACGCAATATGAGTTTATAGACGAGCCAAGTCAGGAAAAAGACAGTAAAACTCGAGGCAGCGATTCGAGGCGCGAATGGGACAACGACACATCTCAATCTAAGCGATTCAAATCTAGTAGAGAGTCATCCAGATCTTTCTCTGAAGATCAGGTGAGAAGCGATCGGTATAAGACTGGTTCTAAGAGTTATAGACGTCGGAAATATGAAGAGTCGGACTCAGAATCAGAGTCCGAATCGGAGTCCGAATCGGAATCAGAGTATATGTCAGAGTCTGAGCCTAAAAATAAGGATGAACTTATATCTGAGAACCCTTCTGGAAATAGTTTAGAAGAGAAAGCTGTTAACGATGAGGCTCGCAGTGGAGGTGATGGCCAAGAAACGGTTGAACAGGACAATATGGACGATGCTAAAGAACGAGATGCATTTGCTGAACGattaaaacaaaaagatttGCATAATTTATCACGCAAGGAACACAGCACCCAATCTCAGACTGCTACTCGTGAAGAGATTTCCGAGTTGCGAAAAATTGCtcgtcaaaaatatttgtcCAAACGTGAGGAGGAGAAATTGATACTCCTTGAGCGAGAAGTGGCCgagcttgaagaagatgttaGGAAGTATGGATGGGAACAGCTTACTGATAGAGAGCGTAAGGATATAGAATACAAGAGAGAGATACTTGCTATAGCAAAAGAGCGGAAACAGATTGATAGAGGAACTGATGGTTATCAGTTGCCAGAAGACTACATTACGGAAAAGGGACGCATCGACAAGCAAAGGAAAGAACACATACTTCACAAGCGTTACATAGACGATAACCGCATTACAGAACGAAAAGTTATCAATGATGGGGATAGCTGGGAAAATGAACAGGCTGCCAGAGCACTTGCTAGAAGAACCAAACGTGAATCCGAGAAATCAGTCCCCGAATATGAATATGTATTTGACGAGTCGCAGAATATCAAATTCATTGCTGATAATATTGGAAGAGTAGAGACAAAATCGAAAGAACAGCTTGAATTTGAACTTCGAgtaaaagaagaagaaacacGAGTCAAAACAATCGAAGAGACTCGAAAATCATTACCTGTATACCAATATCGAGAAGAATTGCTGAATGCCATAGAACAACACCAGGTTcttattgttgttggtgaaaCTGGTTCTGGTAAAACGACCCAGCTCCCTCAATTCTTGCACGAAGCCGGATATACAAATGGCGGTAAAATGGTTGGATGCACACAACCACGGCGTGTAGCAGCTATGTCAGTAGCTGCTCGTGTAGCAGATGAAGTAGGATGCAAACTGGGTAACGAAGTTGGGTATACCATTCGTTTCGAAGACAAATCTAGCGACAAAACCGTACTCAAATATATGACTGATGGTATGCTTCTAAGAGAATTTTTAACTGACCCAGAGTTGTCGTCATACTCAGCGCTAATGATTGATGAAGCTCATGAACGTACACTACATACTGATATCCTTTTTGGACTGGTGAAAGATATCGCTAGGGCTCGACCAGAACTACGACTATTGATCTCATCAGCTACAATGGATGCAGAAAAATTTTctaaatattttgatgatgCGCCAATTTTTAATATTCCTGGTAGAAGATTTAATGTTGATGTTCACTATACGACTCAACCGGAAGCAAATTATCTTCACTCTGCCATAACTACCGTGTTCCAAATTCATACCACCCAGCCTAAAGGTGACATTCTGGTGTTTTTAACAGGCCAAGATGAGATTGAGACCGCGGCTGAAAATTTAGCAGAGACAAGCAAAAAACTGGGGTCCAAAATCCCTGAGATGATCATCTGCCCTATTTATGCTAATCTGCCACCAGATCTACAGTCGAAAATCTTTGACCCTACGCCAGAAGGTGCCCGAAAAGTTGTTCTGGCAACCAATATCGCCGAAACTTCGATCACTATTGACGGAATTGTTTATGTCATTGACCCTGGTTTCGTCAAGGAAAATGTGTTCAACCCACGAACTGGTATGGAGAGCCTAGTTGTTAGCCCTTGCTCACGAGCAAGTGCGGACCAACGTGCTGGAAGAGCTGGAAGAGTTCAAGCTGGTAAATGCTTTCGACTGTTCACTAAGTGGTCTTTTTTTAACGAGCTTCCTCGTAACACGACCCCAGAAATCCTCAGATCAAATCTCTCCAGTGTAGTACTGTTGCTAATGTCTCTTGGTATTAACGATATCCtcaattttgatttcatgGATTCGCCGCCAAATGAATCATTGATCAAGGCACTCGAACAGCTATATGCACTGGGAGCATTGAACGATAGGGGCGAATTAACTAAGCTGGGAAGACAAATGGCAGAATTCCCCACTGACCCAATGCTGGCCAAGGCTATTCTGGCTAGCGATAAATACAACTGCGTTGATGAAGTACTCTCAATTGTTTCGATGGTCGGCGAATCCGGATCTTTGTTTTATAGGCCGAAAGACAAAAAACTGTTTGCTGATAAAGCAAGGGAAGCATTTACAAGACCTGGCGGTGACCATCTCACACTTCTCGAAATATGGAATCAGTGGGTAGACACCGAGTATTCTTATCAGTGGGCACAGGACAACTTTTTGCAGTATAAGAGTCTTTCCAGAGCACGCGACGTACGGGACCAGTTAGTCAGGTTATGCGACCGAGTAGAAGTCGAGGTAAGAAGTGGTGGTTCTGGCGGAGAAAGCCTAGTCAATATTCAAAAAGCTATTACATCAGGATTTTTCCCCAACTCAGCGAGATTGAATCGAAGTGGTGATAGCTACAAGTCTGTCCGACTAAACCAAACTGTACATATACATCCGTCAAGTGTAGTATTTCCCGTGAAACCCAAATGGCTTATCTATCATGAACTGGTTTTAACCAGCAAAGAGTTCATGAGAAACTGTATGCCGATAGAACCTGAATGGTTAGTCGAGCTGGCCCCCCACTTTTACAAAGGAAAACAGATCGAAGAGCTTGGCGGTAACAAAAAATTACCAAAGGGCCAAGGAAGGTCGGGATGA